Proteins co-encoded in one Oculatellaceae cyanobacterium genomic window:
- a CDS encoding response regulator transcription factor yields the protein MPRILVIDDDAAIAELVAINLEMAGYDVTQASDGIKGQALAMQLVPDLIMLDLMLPKVDGFTVCQRLRRDERTADIPVLMLTALGQTQDKVEGFNAGADDYLTKPFELEEMLARVRALLRRTDRIPQAAKHAEILIYGPLTLVPERFEAIWFNQTVKLTHLEFELLHCLLQRHGQTVSPSEILREVWGYDPDDDIETIRVHIRHLRTKLEPDPRHPQYIKTVYGAGYCLEIPSVQNSTENAGSSVIER from the coding sequence ATGCCTCGGATACTTGTTATTGATGATGACGCGGCGATCGCAGAATTAGTCGCTATAAATTTGGAGATGGCTGGTTATGATGTTACTCAGGCATCAGACGGTATTAAAGGTCAGGCTTTGGCTATGCAGCTTGTGCCAGATTTAATTATGCTTGACCTCATGTTGCCCAAGGTAGATGGTTTTACCGTTTGCCAGCGTCTACGTCGGGATGAGCGTACAGCCGATATTCCGGTGTTAATGTTAACGGCTTTGGGCCAAACTCAAGATAAAGTAGAAGGTTTTAATGCAGGTGCAGATGATTACCTCACCAAACCCTTTGAACTCGAAGAAATGCTAGCACGGGTGCGAGCTTTATTGCGACGAACAGATCGTATCCCCCAAGCTGCTAAACACGCAGAAATTTTAATTTACGGGCCATTGACCCTTGTACCAGAAAGGTTTGAGGCAATATGGTTTAATCAAACAGTTAAACTCACCCATTTAGAATTTGAGCTTTTGCACTGTTTATTACAGCGACATGGACAGACAGTTTCCCCTAGTGAAATTCTTAGAGAAGTTTGGGGCTATGATCCAGATGACGATATTGAAACCATTCGCGTCCATATTAGACACTTAAGAACAAAATTAGAACCCGATCCTCGCCATCCTCAATACATCAAGACAGTTTATGGCGCAGGTTACTGTCTAGAGATACCAAGTGTACAAAACTCGACAGAGAATGCTGGCTCTTCTGTTATTGAACGCTAG